A stretch of Triticum aestivum cultivar Chinese Spring chromosome 1D, IWGSC CS RefSeq v2.1, whole genome shotgun sequence DNA encodes these proteins:
- the LOC123181922 gene encoding uncharacterized protein — protein MEVEMQLDDDLFFAELSKRISLLITDDDEADFAASQFPAAVHLPPGFSMSMAPHVPSMLAPPAYTLFHHAASYGAGDGGRTWQQQPQQQQQQQCGSKGTGVFIPRSTPGSVHPKRKGRNWSGSKAAAHKAKAQAQADAGVAAGAPTKRRA, from the exons ATGGAGGTGGAGATGCAGCTGGACGACGACCTCTTCTTCGCGGAGCTCAGCAAGCGGATTTCCCTCCTCATCaccgacgacgacgaggccgacttCGCCGCCTCGCAGTTCCCCGCCGCCGTCCACCTCCCACCG GGTTTCTCCATGTCCATGGCGCCCCATGTGCCGTCGATGTTGGCGCCACCGGCCTACACGCTGTTCCACCACGCCGCCAGCTacggcgccggcgacggcgggaGAACGTGGCAGCAGcaacctcagcagcagcagcagcagcagtgcggcAGCAAGGGCACCGGCGTCTTCATCCCCCGGTCCACGCCCGGCTCCGTGCACCCCAAGAGGAAGGGCAGGAACTGGAGCGGCTCCAAGGCCGCCGCGCACAAGGCCAAGGCCCAGGCCCAGGCCGACGCCGGGGTCGCCGCAGGCGCGCCCACTAAAAGACGCGCCTGA
- the LOC123181925 gene encoding probable E3 ubiquitin-protein ligase LUL4, with protein MPALTGPPPEFVGHQQALKVKNDINLRKDTIRLVPDAADPDRRLVSFTFDAVTDGSLVIHYFAKEGKDCNFSSVYPDLQTPTKIPFQKGLAQNYVQPSGSGIDLGFFSLDELSNPSEEVYPLVVYAEASPSPEEGGQTVNPTRAQITLAVIEKHNDDLQVKVVKQILWINGVRYELKEIYGIVNSTEADVPDADDDGMGKECVICLTEPRDTAVFPCRHLCMCSECAQALRLQSNKCPICRQPVEKLMEIKVRSAEP; from the exons aTGCCCGCGCTCACCGGCCCCCCGCCCGAGTTCGTCGGCCACCAGCAGGCGCTCAAGGTGAAGAACGACATCAACCTGCGCAAGGACACCATCCGCCTCGTGCCCGACGCCGCCGACCCTGACCGCCGCCTCGTCTCCTTCACCTTCGACGCGGTCACCGACGGCAG TTTAGTTATACATTACTTTGCCAAGGAAGGAAAAGACTGCAATTTTTCTTCAGTGTACCCAGACTTGCAGACACCAACAAAGATACCTTTCCAGAAAGGATTGGCTCAAAATTATGTCCAGCCCTCTGGATCTGGTATTGATCTGGGATTCTTTTCTCTGGATGAGCTTTCAAATCCTTCAGAGGAAGTATACCCACTGGTAGTTTATGCGGAAGCTTCTCCATCTCCAGAGGAAGGTGGTCAAACAGTAAACCCCACACGGGCACAAATTACACTTGCTGTTATAGAGAAACATAACGACGATCTTCAAGTCAAAGTTGTCAAGCAAATATTGTGGATTAATGGTGTGCGCTATGAGCTGAAAGAAATATATGGGATTGTCAACTCCACGGAAGCTGACGTTCCTGATGCTGACGATGATGGCATGGGGAAAGAATGTGTTATCTGCCTGACAGAGCCAAGGGACACTGCTGTTTTTCCTTGCAGGCATTTG TGTATGTGCAGTGAATGTGCACAAGCTCTAAGGCTCCAATCAAATAAATGCCCCATATGCAGACAGCCTGTTGAGAAACTAATGGAGATCAAAGTTAGGAGTGCTGAGCCATAA
- the LOC123181924 gene encoding mitochondrial proton/calcium exchanger protein has product MASRAIIRRRKYLLDHVNTPILSSSSPSFRHGTYGFKPEPRIAQPFLEQSLGDSKSEKEKEQYSVDLTKGGLLGPDNGLLRRPAHVISHYGYGIGRNEFTLPFGARGLLQSVRKASTATAGQPKLDIEEQGDENQNKRKKEASPEECDQAVEGLSTAKAKAKAKQVQDSLKADQSIVKKFWARLLGIGPALRAVASMSRADWAAKLKHGKDEFISTLQHYWLGTKLLWADVRISSRLLVKLAGGKSLSRRERQQLTRTTADIFRLVPVAVFIVVPFMEFLLPVFLKLFPNMLPSTFQDKMKEEEALKRKLKARMEYAKFLQDTAKEMAKEVQTSRSGETKQTAEDLDEFLNKVRKGERVSNDEILSFAKLFNDELTLDNMSRARLVNMCKYMGIRPFGTDHYLRFMLRKKLRDIKNDDKMIQAEGVDSLSEEELRQACRDRGHLGLRSTEEMRKQLRDWLDLSLNHAVPSSLLILSRAFTLAGRMKPEDAVVATLSSLPDEVVDTIGTVLPSEDSVSERRRKLEFLEMQEELIKEEEKKKEKEEKAKQKKEEKANLTEQEAAEEDLALKEMTEPTAREEEELIEAKQHDKEQLCNISRALAVLASASSVSKERQEFLSLVNKEIKLYNSMLEREDTEGAEEAKKAYMAAREESDDTTEVASEEKVSSALIDKVDAMLQELEKEIDDVDAQIGNRWQLLDRDHDGKVTPEEVAAAAAYLKDTIGKEGVQELISKLSKDKEGKIRVEDIVKLASQSEENNEDDEEEARH; this is encoded by the exons ATGGCGTCAAGGGCGATCATTAGGAGAAGAAAGTATCTCTTGGATCATGTTAACACACCTATCCTCTCGTCTTCCTCCCCTTCATTCCGCCATGGAACATATGGCTTCAAGCCTGAGCCAAGAATAGCACAACCATTTCTTGAGCAAAGCTTAGGGGACTCGAAGTCTGAGAAGGAGAAGGAGCAATATAGTGTCGATTTGACAAAGGGGGGTCTGCTAGGTCCTGATAACGGGCTTCTGCGACGTCCAGCTCACGTGATTTCTCACTATGGCTATGGAATTGGAAGGAATGAATTCACATTGCCTTTCGGAGCTAGAGGTTTGTTGCAGTCAGTTCGCAAAGCATCAACTGCAACTGCTGGGCAACCTAAATTGGATATTGAAGAACAGGGTGATGAAAACCAGaataaaaggaaaaaagaggcATCCCCAGAAGAATGTGATCAGGCTGTGGAAGGGCTGAGCACGGCAAAAGCTAAAGCCAAAGCTAAGCAGGTGCAAGATTCGCTAAAGGCTGACCAGTCAATCGTAAAGAAGTTCTGGGCAAGGCTTCTGGGTATTGGTCCGGCTCTTCGAGCTGTTGCTTCAATGAGCAG agCTGATTGGGCTGCCAAACTGAAGCATGGGAAAGATGAATTTATTTCCACACTGCAGCATTACTGGCTAGGAACAAAGCTACTCTGGGCAGATGTTAGGATTTCATCAAGATTGCTTGTGAAACTTGCTGGTGGAAAGAGCCTCTCAAGAAGAGAGAGGCAACAGCTCACCCGTACAACAGCAGATATCTTCAGGCTGGTACCTGTTGCTGTGTTCATTGTTGTCCCATTCATGGAATTCCTACTACCAGTGTTTCTTAAGTTGTTTCCAAATATGCTGCCATCAACTTTCCAAGACAAGATGAAAGAAGAG GAAGCGTTGAAAAGGAAACTAAAAGCAAGGATGGAGTATGCAAAGTTTCTGCAAGATACTGCAAAAGAAATGGCAAAGGAAGTTCAAACATCACGTAGTGGAGAAACAAAACAGACAGCTGAAGATCTGGACGAATTTTTAAACAAG GTTAGGAAAGGTGAACGTGTATCCAATGATGAAATCTTGAGCTTCGCGAAGCTTTTTAATGATGAATTGACCTTGGATAACATGAGCAG AGCACGCTTGGTGAATATGTGCAAATATATGGGTATTCGACCTTTTGGTACAGATCATTACTTGAGATTCATGCTTCGGAAAAAACTACGAGA CATTAAGAATGATGATAAAATGATTCAAGCTGAGGGTGTTGATTCTCTTTCTGAAGAGGAGCTCCGGCAAGCCTGCCGTGATCGCGGTCACCTTGGTCTGCGGTCAACAGAAGAAATGCGTAAACAG CTACGAGACTGGCTGGATCTATCACTTAATCATGCTGTGCCATCTTCTCTTCTCATACTTTCAAG AGCTTTTACCCTGGCTGGGAGAATGAAACCCGAGGATGCTGTAGTAGCAACATTGTCTTCTTTGCCAGATGAAGTTGTGGATACAATTGGGACAGTATTGCCATCTGAAGATTCAGTTTCTGAGAGGAGGAGAAAACTGGAATTCCTTGAGATGCAGGAAGAACTTATCAAG gaggaagagaagaagaaagagaaagaagagaaggcaaaacaaAAGAAGGAAGAAAAGGCAAATCTCACAGAACAGGAGGCTGCTGAAGAAGATTTGGCTTTAAAGGAAATGACTGAGCCTACTGCTAGGGAAGAAGAAGAACTGATAGAAGCAAAACAACATGACAAGGAACAGCTCTGTAATATCAGTCGAGCATTGGCTGTGCTTGCATCTGCATCG TCTGTTAGCAAGGAGCGTCAAGAGTTCCTGAGCCTTGTCAACAAGGAG ATAAAACTATATAACTCCATGCTTGAAAGAGAAGACACAGAGGGGGCAGAAGAAGCTAAGAAGGCATATATGGCTGCTAGAGAGGAGTCAGACGACACCACAGAGGTTGCTTCAGAGGAAAAGGTCTCGTCAGCGCTGATTGACAAG GTTGATGCTATGCTTCAGGAATTAGAAAAGGAGATTGATGATGTGGATGCACAAATCGGAAACCGCTGGCAACTGCTTGATAG GGATCATGATGGCAAAGTGACTCCTGAGGAAGTAGCAGCGGCAGCAGCTTATCTCAAGGACACCATAGGGAAAGAAGGCGTCCAAGAGCTTATCAGCAAGCTTTCTAAAGACAAAG AAGGAAAGATCcgtgtggaagacatcgtgaagcTGGCGTCTCAATCCGAGGAAAAcaatgaagatgatgaagaagaagcacggcattaG